A window of the Kosakonia radicincitans DSM 16656 genome harbors these coding sequences:
- the hycA gene encoding formate hydrogenlyase regulator HycA: MTIWEISEKADYIAGRHHLLQEEWRSYCNALVQGITLSKARLHHAIGCAPEQQLCFELFGHFTVTVSLTGGFNGHTIEYAIANKDGSDKRLIAKAQLTSDGKVDGVISTHDREKVLEHYLEKIATVYDSLYAAVENDTPINLSLLASSAHASALA, from the coding sequence ATGACGATTTGGGAAATTAGCGAAAAGGCAGATTACATTGCCGGGCGACACCATCTCCTGCAGGAGGAGTGGCGCAGTTACTGCAACGCGCTGGTTCAGGGGATCACGCTGTCAAAAGCGCGCCTGCACCATGCCATAGGTTGCGCGCCAGAGCAGCAGCTCTGTTTTGAGCTGTTCGGCCACTTCACGGTCACCGTCTCTCTGACCGGCGGCTTTAATGGTCATACCATCGAATATGCGATTGCCAATAAAGATGGCAGCGATAAACGCTTGATTGCAAAGGCGCAGCTCACCAGCGACGGCAAAGTGGACGGCGTTATCAGCACCCACGATCGTGAAAAAGTGCTGGAGCACTATCTGGAAAAAATCGCCACGGTTTACGACAGCCTGTACGCGGCGGTGGAAAACGATACCCCCATCAATCTCTCTCTTCTTGCCAGCAGCGCGCACGCGTCTGCGCTGGCCTGA
- the hypA gene encoding hydrogenase maturation nickel metallochaperone HypA: protein MHEITLCQRALEIIEQQATASGARRVTGVWLKVGAFSCVETEALTFCFDLVCRGSLAEGCTLHIEQQQAECWCESCRQYVTLLTQRVRRCPQCHSDQLQIVADDGMQIQRLEIEE, encoded by the coding sequence ATGCATGAGATCACTTTGTGCCAGCGGGCGCTGGAAATTATTGAACAACAGGCCACCGCGAGCGGCGCGCGTCGGGTTACCGGCGTCTGGTTAAAAGTGGGCGCATTTTCCTGTGTCGAAACCGAAGCTTTAACGTTTTGTTTTGATCTGGTGTGCCGTGGCAGCCTGGCTGAAGGTTGTACACTGCACATCGAACAACAGCAAGCGGAGTGCTGGTGCGAGTCTTGTCGGCAGTACGTCACGCTGCTCACCCAGCGTGTTCGCCGCTGCCCACAATGCCACAGCGACCAGTTGCAGATCGTTGCCGACGATGGAATGCAAATTCAGCGCCTGGAAATTGAGGAGTAA
- the hypD gene encoding hydrogenase formation protein HypD produces MRFVDEYRAPEQVMQLIAHLRERASHLSYTAARPLRIMEVCGGHTHAIFKFGLDQLLPENIEFIHGPGCPVCVLPMGRIDTCVEIASHPEVIFCTFGDAIRVPGKKGSLLQAKARGADVRIVYSPMDALALAEKNPQRKVVFFGLGFETTMPATAITLQQAKARNINNFWFFCQHITLIPTLRSLLEQPDNGIDAFLAPGHVSMVIGTDAYTFIAEEFRRPLVVAGFEPLDLLQGVVMLVEQKIAAQSRVENQYRRVVPDEGNRLAQAAIADVFAVSGDSEWRGLGVIGESGVHLTQAYQQFDAEAHFRPAAQQVYDDPRARCGDVLTGRCKPHQCPLFGNTCNPQSAFGALMVSSEGACAAWYQYRAQECEV; encoded by the coding sequence ATGCGTTTTGTCGACGAATATCGCGCCCCGGAACAGGTGATGCAACTGATTGCCCATCTGCGCGAACGGGCCTCTCATCTTAGCTATACCGCCGCGCGTCCGCTGCGCATTATGGAAGTGTGCGGCGGCCATACGCACGCCATCTTTAAATTCGGCCTCGATCAGTTGCTGCCGGAAAACATCGAGTTTATCCACGGGCCGGGCTGCCCGGTGTGCGTGTTACCAATGGGGCGTATTGATACCTGCGTGGAGATCGCCAGCCATCCGGAAGTGATCTTCTGTACTTTCGGCGACGCCATTCGTGTACCGGGGAAAAAAGGCTCGCTGTTACAGGCGAAAGCGCGCGGTGCCGATGTGCGCATCGTCTATTCACCGATGGATGCGCTGGCGCTGGCGGAAAAAAATCCGCAGCGCAAAGTGGTGTTCTTCGGCCTCGGTTTCGAAACCACCATGCCCGCCACGGCCATTACGCTGCAACAGGCGAAAGCCCGCAACATCAATAACTTCTGGTTTTTCTGCCAGCACATTACGCTGATCCCTACGCTGCGCAGCTTGCTGGAGCAGCCGGATAACGGCATCGACGCTTTCCTTGCGCCCGGCCATGTCAGCATGGTGATCGGTACCGACGCGTACACCTTTATTGCCGAAGAATTTCGCCGCCCGCTAGTGGTTGCCGGGTTTGAACCACTGGATTTGTTGCAGGGCGTGGTGATGCTGGTGGAACAGAAAATCGCCGCGCAGAGCCGGGTGGAAAACCAGTACCGCCGCGTCGTACCGGATGAAGGCAACCGGCTGGCGCAGGCCGCCATTGCCGATGTGTTTGCCGTCAGCGGCGACAGCGAGTGGCGCGGGCTGGGGGTGATTGGCGAATCCGGTGTACATCTGACGCAGGCTTATCAGCAGTTTGATGCCGAAGCGCACTTTCGTCCGGCCGCGCAGCAGGTGTATGACGATCCGCGCGCCCGCTGCGGCGATGTGCTGACCGGCCGCTGCAAACCGCACCAGTGCCCGCTGTTTGGCAACACCTGTAATCCGCAAAGCGCCTTTGGTGCGCTGATGGTCTCCTCAGAAGGAGCCTGCGCAGCCTGGTATCAGTATCGCGCTCAGGAGTGTGAAGTATGA
- the flhA gene encoding formate hydrogenlyase transcriptional activator FlhA, which yields MSYTPMSDLGQQGLFDITRVLLQQPDMASLSETLARLTRQAALADSAAIVLWHADSHSASRYAVNAPANNATYEDHLLLASGPVRHILSHPQALYCSAATFAETWPALTQNRLYPPFAHYCLLPLAAEGQIFGGCEFFRHDGQPWSDKESERLHTLAQIVAVVAEQLQSRDSQTPDYQLLCQERDDFRILVAITNAVLSRLHMDELVSEVAKEIHYYFGIDAISLVLRGSRKGKLTIYSTHYKDELNPKHEIQEADEEGTLTERVFRSKEMLLLNLHERDKLAPYERMLFETWGNQIQTLCLLPLMSGKNLLGVLKLAQCQKEVFTQANLKLLRQIAERIAIAVDNALAYQEIHRLKERLVDENLALTEQLNNVDSEFGEIIGRSQAMFSVLKQVEMVAQSNSTVLILGETGTGKELIARAIHNLSDRNSRRMVKMNCAAMPAGLLESDLFGHERGAFTGASTQRIGRFELADKSSLFLDEVGDMPLELQPKLLRVLQEQEFERLGSNKLIQTDVRLIAATNRDLKQMVADREFRSDLYYRLNVFPIHLPPLRERPEDIPLLVKAFTFKIARKMGRSIDSIPAETLRVLSSMEWPGNVRELENVIERAVLLTHGNVLQLSLPEITVPPQPVAEPAEVAREGEDEYQLIVRVLRETNGVVAGPKGAAQRLGLKRTTLLSRMKRLGINKDALC from the coding sequence ATGTCGTATACACCGATGAGCGATCTCGGACAACAGGGGTTGTTCGATATCACCCGTGTTTTGTTACAACAGCCGGATATGGCGTCACTCAGCGAAACGCTGGCCCGGCTGACCCGCCAGGCGGCACTCGCGGATAGCGCGGCGATTGTGCTGTGGCATGCAGACAGCCACAGCGCCAGCCGCTACGCCGTCAACGCCCCTGCAAACAACGCAACTTATGAGGATCATTTACTGCTGGCGAGTGGGCCAGTCAGGCACATTCTTTCCCACCCACAGGCGCTCTATTGCAGCGCAGCCACGTTTGCGGAAACCTGGCCGGCGTTGACGCAGAACCGGCTCTATCCGCCGTTTGCGCACTACTGCCTGCTGCCGCTGGCGGCGGAGGGGCAAATTTTCGGCGGCTGCGAATTTTTTCGCCACGACGGGCAACCGTGGAGCGATAAAGAGAGCGAACGCCTGCACACCCTGGCGCAAATCGTCGCCGTGGTCGCCGAGCAGCTCCAGAGCCGCGACAGTCAGACGCCGGATTACCAGCTATTGTGCCAGGAGCGGGACGATTTTCGCATTCTGGTAGCCATCACCAATGCGGTGCTCTCGCGGCTGCATATGGACGAGCTGGTCAGCGAGGTGGCGAAAGAGATCCACTACTATTTCGGCATCGACGCCATCAGCCTGGTGCTACGCGGTAGCCGCAAAGGCAAGCTGACTATCTATTCGACGCACTACAAAGATGAACTGAATCCGAAGCATGAGATTCAGGAAGCCGACGAAGAGGGAACGCTGACCGAACGGGTATTCCGCAGCAAAGAGATGCTGCTGCTCAATCTGCACGAACGCGACAAACTCGCGCCCTACGAGCGGATGCTGTTTGAAACCTGGGGCAACCAGATCCAGACGCTGTGCCTGCTGCCGCTGATGTCCGGCAAAAATCTGCTCGGCGTGCTGAAACTGGCGCAGTGCCAGAAAGAGGTGTTTACCCAGGCGAATCTCAAGCTGCTGCGCCAGATCGCCGAACGCATCGCTATTGCCGTGGATAACGCGCTGGCGTACCAGGAAATTCACCGCCTGAAGGAGCGGCTGGTGGATGAAAACCTGGCGCTGACCGAGCAGCTAAATAATGTCGATAGCGAGTTTGGCGAGATCATCGGCCGCAGCCAGGCGATGTTCAGCGTGCTGAAACAGGTTGAGATGGTGGCGCAAAGTAACAGCACGGTGCTGATCCTTGGCGAAACCGGCACCGGCAAGGAGCTGATTGCCCGTGCGATCCATAACCTCAGCGATCGCAATAGCCGCAGAATGGTGAAGATGAACTGCGCCGCCATGCCCGCCGGGCTGCTGGAAAGCGATCTCTTTGGCCATGAGCGCGGCGCGTTTACCGGTGCCAGCACCCAGCGAATTGGCCGCTTCGAGCTGGCGGATAAAAGCTCGCTGTTTCTTGATGAAGTGGGCGATATGCCGCTGGAGCTACAACCGAAGCTGCTGCGCGTATTGCAGGAGCAGGAGTTCGAGCGGCTCGGCAGTAATAAACTGATCCAGACCGATGTGCGGCTGATCGCCGCCACCAACCGCGATCTGAAACAGATGGTCGCCGATCGAGAGTTCCGCAGCGATCTTTACTACCGGCTCAATGTCTTCCCGATTCATCTGCCGCCGCTGCGCGAACGGCCGGAAGACATTCCGCTGCTGGTGAAAGCCTTCACCTTCAAAATTGCCCGCAAAATGGGCCGCAGCATCGACAGTATTCCGGCGGAAACCTTACGCGTGCTGAGTTCCATGGAGTGGCCGGGCAACGTGCGTGAGCTGGAGAACGTCATCGAACGGGCGGTACTGCTGACGCACGGCAATGTACTGCAACTTTCGCTGCCGGAAATCACCGTTCCGCCTCAGCCCGTAGCGGAGCCTGCTGAAGTGGCTCGCGAAGGCGAAGATGAGTACCAGCTGATTGTTCGTGTGCTGCGCGAAACCAACGGTGTGGTCGCCGGGCCAAAAGGCGCAGCGCAGCGGCTGGGACTTAAACGCACCACCCTGCTTTCGCGCATGAAACGTTTAGGTATCAATAAAGACGCACTATGTTAA
- the hypB gene encoding hydrogenase nickel incorporation protein HypB, whose product MCTTCGCQDGNLYIEGDEHNPHSAFRSAPFAPAARPALTITRVNTREFTPTQSGNGDLHYGHGEAGTHAPGMSQRRMLEVEIDVLDKNNQIAARNRARFAARQQLVLNLVSSPGSGKTTLLTETLQRLNARVPCAVIEGDQQTVNDAARIRATGTPAIQVNTGKGCHLDAQMIADAAPRLPLDDRGILFIENVGNLVCPAGFDLGERHKVAVLSVTEGEDKPLKYPHMFAAASLMLLNKVDLLPYLNFDVERCIAYAREVNPQIEILLVSATKGDGMDAWLDWLETQRCA is encoded by the coding sequence ATGTGTACAACATGTGGTTGTCAGGACGGTAACCTTTATATCGAGGGTGACGAACATAACCCGCACTCTGCGTTTCGCAGCGCACCGTTCGCCCCTGCTGCGCGCCCTGCGCTAACTATAACCCGCGTCAATACCCGAGAGTTCACCCCAACCCAATCGGGTAACGGCGATTTGCATTACGGTCACGGCGAAGCCGGCACCCACGCGCCGGGCATGAGCCAGCGCCGGATGCTGGAAGTGGAGATCGACGTACTGGATAAAAATAACCAGATCGCCGCCCGCAACCGCGCCCGCTTTGCCGCCCGCCAGCAACTGGTGCTGAACCTGGTCTCCAGCCCTGGCTCCGGCAAAACCACCCTGCTTACCGAAACCCTGCAGCGCCTGAATGCGCGCGTACCCTGCGCGGTGATCGAAGGGGATCAGCAAACCGTCAATGACGCCGCACGTATTCGCGCCACCGGTACCCCGGCGATTCAGGTGAACACCGGCAAGGGTTGCCACCTGGATGCGCAGATGATTGCCGATGCTGCGCCGCGTCTGCCGCTCGACGATCGCGGCATTCTGTTTATTGAAAACGTTGGTAACCTGGTATGCCCGGCGGGCTTCGATCTGGGCGAACGCCATAAAGTGGCGGTACTGTCAGTGACTGAAGGGGAAGACAAGCCGCTGAAATATCCGCACATGTTCGCTGCCGCCTCGCTGATGCTGCTGAACAAAGTGGATCTGCTGCCGTACCTCAATTTCGATGTCGAACGCTGCATCGCCTACGCCCGTGAAGTGAACCCGCAGATTGAGATCCTGCTGGTTTCCGCCACCAAAGGCGACGGGATGGACGCCTGGCTCGACTGGCTGGAGACACAACGATGTGCATAG
- a CDS encoding TOBE domain-containing protein: protein MAVSARNQLTGKVSATSHGAVNDEVELTLDGGATLVAIVTSSSQAALGLTPGKEAIALIKAPWVTLATEDSGLKFSARNQFAGKVTSVTEGAVNATVHVQTDAGFELVAVVTNESVQDLQLDSGKRVIALIKASAILIATRA from the coding sequence ATGGCAGTTTCAGCGCGAAATCAATTAACAGGCAAGGTCAGTGCAACCTCTCACGGTGCCGTGAATGATGAAGTGGAACTCACTCTCGACGGCGGCGCAACGCTGGTGGCGATTGTCACCAGCAGCAGCCAGGCGGCGCTGGGGCTGACACCAGGCAAAGAGGCTATCGCGCTGATCAAAGCGCCGTGGGTGACGCTAGCGACCGAAGATAGCGGGTTGAAGTTCTCCGCCCGCAATCAGTTCGCCGGGAAAGTCACTTCGGTGACCGAAGGCGCGGTCAATGCCACGGTGCATGTGCAGACCGATGCCGGGTTTGAGCTGGTGGCGGTGGTGACCAATGAAAGTGTGCAGGATTTGCAGCTGGACAGCGGTAAACGCGTGATTGCGCTGATTAAGGCGTCGGCGATTTTGATCGCTACGCGCGCCTGA
- a CDS encoding 4Fe-4S dicluster domain-containing protein: protein MNRFVIADPALCIGCHTCEAACAETHRAYGLQSMPRLRVMRNEHESAPQQCHHCEDAPCAGVCPVNAINCVDGAVQLNESLCVSCKLCAIACPFGAIEFAGSRPLDIPANVNSPLAPAAPPAPARVSTLLDWVPGVRAIAVKCDLCHFDDQGPACVRMCPTKALHLVNNLDIARASRRKREQTLNTDYGDLSLFTQLNRSAK, encoded by the coding sequence GTGAACCGTTTTGTAATTGCCGACCCGGCGCTCTGTATCGGCTGCCACACCTGCGAGGCGGCCTGCGCGGAGACGCACCGCGCGTATGGCTTGCAGTCGATGCCGCGGCTGCGCGTGATGCGTAATGAACATGAATCCGCGCCGCAGCAGTGCCACCACTGCGAAGACGCGCCCTGTGCGGGCGTTTGTCCGGTAAACGCCATTAATTGCGTCGATGGCGCGGTGCAGTTAAATGAAAGCCTGTGCGTAAGCTGCAAACTGTGCGCGATTGCCTGCCCGTTTGGCGCTATCGAATTTGCCGGTAGCCGTCCGCTGGATATTCCGGCCAACGTTAACTCGCCGCTCGCGCCCGCCGCGCCGCCTGCGCCTGCGCGCGTCAGTACGCTGCTGGACTGGGTGCCTGGCGTGCGGGCTATCGCCGTGAAGTGCGATCTCTGCCATTTCGATGATCAAGGCCCGGCCTGCGTGCGGATGTGCCCGACCAAGGCGCTGCATCTGGTCAATAACCTCGACATCGCCCGCGCCAGCCGTCGCAAACGCGAGCAGACCCTGAATACGGACTACGGCGATTTGTCGCTGTTTACCCAGCTTAACCGGAGTGCAAAATGA
- a CDS encoding LysR family transcriptional regulator: MELKWFEDFLSVARSLSFTRAADERHITQSALSRRIRQLEEWLGVPLFDRKTYPVTLTPEGEAFHATASETVFAMTHLRNDLNQRFRSRTAVLRFAMLNTLSLTFFPDWIQRLNLQHQLGYIRMCNSKPSFVEHIATLHSGETDFLLTYAHDAVSLIRQLAPYPMIHLGREWAIPVCRPDSGGQPLYPINPNGRPIPWLSYGSHSFFAHALAQMLSERPLPLEAVYENGMSANLKAMTLAGGGVAWLPLSLVHEELSNGTLVRAGSSDQEIKLAIRLYRQPVLRNPQAEQLWQLIQQSETAHAA; the protein is encoded by the coding sequence ATGGAATTGAAATGGTTCGAAGATTTTCTCAGTGTCGCCCGCAGTCTTAGCTTCACGCGCGCCGCCGATGAGCGGCACATCACCCAGTCCGCCCTTAGCCGTCGCATCCGCCAACTGGAAGAGTGGCTTGGCGTCCCGCTGTTCGATCGCAAAACCTATCCGGTCACGCTGACGCCGGAGGGAGAAGCCTTTCACGCCACCGCCAGCGAAACCGTGTTCGCCATGACCCATCTGCGTAACGATCTCAACCAGCGCTTTCGTTCCCGCACGGCGGTGTTGCGCTTTGCCATGCTCAATACCCTGTCGCTGACCTTTTTCCCGGACTGGATCCAGCGCCTGAACCTGCAACACCAGCTTGGGTATATCCGCATGTGCAACTCCAAGCCGAGCTTTGTCGAGCACATCGCCACTCTGCACAGCGGCGAAACCGATTTTCTGCTTACCTACGCCCACGATGCAGTGTCGCTGATCCGCCAGCTTGCGCCTTACCCGATGATCCATTTAGGCCGCGAATGGGCGATTCCGGTCTGCCGACCGGACAGCGGCGGGCAGCCGCTTTACCCCATCAACCCCAATGGACGCCCGATTCCGTGGCTGAGCTACGGCAGCCACTCCTTTTTCGCCCATGCGCTGGCGCAAATGCTGAGCGAACGCCCGTTGCCGCTGGAAGCGGTGTATGAAAACGGCATGTCGGCCAACCTGAAAGCGATGACGCTGGCGGGCGGTGGCGTCGCCTGGCTGCCGCTGAGCCTTGTCCACGAGGAGCTGTCAAACGGCACGCTGGTGCGCGCCGGCAGCAGTGACCAGGAGATCAAACTGGCGATCCGTCTCTATCGCCAGCCGGTGCTGCGCAACCCGCAAGCTGAACAACTTTGGCAGTTGATCCAGCAGAGCGAAACCGCCCATGCCGCCTGA
- a CDS encoding HypC/HybG/HupF family hydrogenase formation chaperone yields MCIGVPGQICAIDGLQAKVDVCGIQRDVDLTLVGSHDEHGQPRLGQWVLVHVGFAMSVINEAEALDTLAALQNMFDVEPDVGALLYGEEK; encoded by the coding sequence ATGTGCATAGGCGTACCGGGGCAAATTTGCGCCATTGACGGCCTGCAAGCCAAAGTGGACGTCTGCGGCATTCAGCGCGACGTGGATTTAACCCTGGTCGGCAGCCATGATGAACACGGCCAGCCGCGTCTCGGCCAGTGGGTGCTGGTGCATGTCGGTTTTGCCATGAGCGTGATTAACGAAGCGGAGGCGCTGGATACGCTGGCGGCGCTGCAAAACATGTTCGATGTCGAGCCGGATGTCGGCGCGCTGCTCTACGGCGAGGAGAAATAA
- the hypE gene encoding hydrogenase expression/formation protein HypE gives MNEVQLAHGSGGQAMQQLISQLFMEAFANPWLAEQEDQARLDLAALAASGDRLAFSTDSYVIDPLFFPGGNIGKLAVCGTANDIAVSGATPRYLSCGFILEEGLPMATLKTVVDSMAATARAADIAIVTGDTKVVQRGAADKLFINTAGIGAIPRSIRWAAQSLQPGDVLLASGTLGDHGATILNLREGLGLDGELSSDCAVLTPLIATLHDLPGVKALRDATRGGVNAVVHEFAAACGFGIELNEAALPVKPAVRGVCELLGLEALNFANEGKLVIAVQREAAEQALSRLRAHPLGADAAIIGEVVERQGVRLAGLYGVKRLLDLPHAEPLPRIC, from the coding sequence ATGAATGAAGTCCAACTCGCCCACGGCAGCGGCGGCCAGGCGATGCAACAGCTTATCAGCCAGCTCTTTATGGAGGCGTTTGCCAACCCGTGGCTGGCCGAGCAGGAAGATCAGGCGCGGCTGGATCTGGCCGCACTGGCCGCCAGCGGTGACAGGCTGGCGTTCTCCACCGACAGCTATGTGATCGATCCGCTGTTCTTTCCCGGCGGCAATATTGGCAAGCTGGCGGTGTGCGGCACCGCCAACGACATCGCCGTCAGCGGCGCGACACCGCGCTATCTCTCTTGCGGGTTTATCCTTGAAGAAGGCCTGCCGATGGCGACGCTGAAAACCGTCGTCGACAGCATGGCCGCCACCGCCCGCGCGGCCGATATCGCGATTGTGACCGGCGATACCAAAGTGGTGCAGCGCGGCGCGGCGGATAAGCTATTTATCAATACCGCCGGGATTGGCGCGATTCCACGTTCGATTCGCTGGGCGGCGCAGTCGCTGCAACCGGGCGATGTACTGCTGGCAAGCGGTACGCTGGGCGATCACGGCGCAACGATTCTTAACTTGCGCGAAGGGCTGGGGCTGGACGGCGAGTTGTCCAGCGATTGCGCGGTGCTGACGCCGTTAATCGCCACCCTGCACGATCTTCCCGGCGTGAAAGCGCTGCGCGATGCCACGCGCGGCGGCGTGAATGCGGTGGTGCATGAGTTTGCCGCAGCCTGCGGCTTCGGTATCGAGCTCAACGAAGCCGCGTTACCGGTGAAACCGGCGGTGCGCGGCGTTTGCGAGTTACTGGGGCTGGAAGCGCTGAACTTTGCCAACGAAGGCAAACTGGTGATTGCCGTACAGCGCGAGGCCGCAGAGCAGGCGCTGTCACGTTTACGCGCCCACCCGCTTGGCGCGGATGCCGCTATCATTGGTGAAGTTGTTGAACGTCAGGGCGTACGCCTGGCGGGGCTGTACGGCGTTAAACGCCTGTTAGATTTACCCCACGCGGAACCGTTACCGCGTATTTGCTAA
- a CDS encoding M20 family metallopeptidase produces MENKALVWKWVENYQHDFCDLSDRVWGTPEICYTEYRSVAEHTAMLKTQGFRVTENVAGIPTAVMGEAGSGGPIIAFLGEYDALPGLSQASGVAHYSPLPGNGHGHGCGHNLLGSGAMLAATALKAWLEETGTPGRVRYYGCPAEEGGAAKSFMARAGAFDGVDVAITWHPSAHHEVAKPLSLANTRMDFFFTGRSSHAAASPHLGRSALDAAELMNVGVQFLREHVPQDSRIHYAMLDSGGIAPNVVQAKAAVRYAIRARDVHAMFELNERVKRVAQGAALMTDTKVEISIMSAVSNLLGNRPLEEAMQRNLESLGTVPFDDADMAFAAEIQGTLSEEEIASCYRKTGIKPANPKPLSDYIIPLDTHGEVMIGSTDVGDVSWVLPTVQAHIPTMAIGTPGHSWQLTAQGKMPAAHKGLSHVAKVMAATAVDVLTDKVLLAQVKKAHFEQVSEKPYHCPIPEEVMPPIQPRPATL; encoded by the coding sequence ATGGAAAACAAAGCGTTAGTCTGGAAGTGGGTAGAGAACTATCAGCACGATTTCTGCGATCTCAGCGATCGTGTATGGGGTACACCAGAGATCTGCTACACCGAATACCGCTCGGTGGCCGAACATACCGCCATGCTAAAAACGCAAGGTTTCCGCGTCACTGAAAACGTCGCCGGTATTCCTACCGCCGTAATGGGCGAAGCGGGAAGCGGCGGGCCGATCATCGCTTTCCTAGGTGAATACGATGCATTGCCTGGTCTGAGCCAGGCCTCCGGCGTCGCGCACTACTCGCCGCTGCCGGGCAACGGTCATGGACACGGTTGCGGGCATAATCTGCTCGGCTCCGGCGCCATGCTGGCAGCCACCGCGCTGAAAGCCTGGCTGGAAGAGACCGGCACGCCGGGCCGAGTACGTTACTACGGTTGTCCGGCGGAAGAAGGCGGCGCGGCGAAATCCTTTATGGCGCGCGCCGGAGCTTTCGATGGTGTTGATGTGGCGATCACCTGGCATCCCAGCGCACATCATGAAGTGGCGAAACCGCTGTCGCTGGCCAATACCCGCATGGATTTCTTCTTCACTGGCCGCTCCTCCCACGCCGCCGCCTCCCCACATTTAGGCCGCAGCGCGCTCGACGCCGCAGAATTGATGAACGTGGGCGTCCAGTTTCTGCGTGAGCATGTACCGCAGGATTCCCGCATCCATTACGCGATGCTCGATTCCGGCGGCATTGCGCCAAACGTGGTGCAGGCGAAAGCAGCGGTGCGCTACGCCATTCGCGCGCGCGATGTCCACGCCATGTTTGAACTGAACGAACGCGTAAAACGTGTGGCGCAGGGCGCTGCGCTGATGACCGACACCAAAGTGGAGATCAGCATCATGAGCGCCGTCTCTAACCTGCTCGGCAACCGTCCGCTGGAAGAGGCGATGCAGCGCAATCTGGAAAGCCTTGGTACGGTGCCGTTCGACGATGCCGACATGGCCTTTGCCGCTGAAATCCAGGGCACGCTCTCCGAAGAGGAGATTGCCAGTTGCTATCGCAAAACCGGGATTAAACCCGCAAACCCGAAACCGCTCAGCGACTACATCATCCCGCTGGATACCCACGGCGAAGTGATGATTGGCTCCACCGACGTCGGCGATGTCAGTTGGGTGCTGCCGACCGTGCAGGCGCATATTCCCACCATGGCGATTGGCACGCCGGGCCACTCCTGGCAACTCACCGCACAGGGCAAGATGCCTGCCGCCCATAAAGGCCTTTCCCATGTGGCGAAAGTGATGGCTGCCACTGCCGTCGATGTGTTGACCGACAAGGTACTACTGGCGCAAGTGAAAAAAGCGCACTTCGAGCAGGTGAGCGAAAAACCGTATCACTGCCCCATCCCGGAAGAGGTGATGCCACCCATCCAGCCACGCCCGGCCACGTTATAA